A DNA window from Porphyromonas gingivalis ATCC 33277 contains the following coding sequences:
- the cas13b gene encoding type VI-B CRISPR-associated RNA-guided ribonuclease Cas13b: MTEQNERPYNGTYYTLEDKHFWAAFFNLARHNAYITLAHIDRQLAYSKADITNDEDILFFKGQWKNLDNDLERKARLRSLILKHFSFLEGAAYGKKLFESQSSGNKSSKKKELTKKEKEELQANALSLDNLKSILFDFLQKLKDFRNYYSHYRHPESSELPLFDGNMLQRLYNVFDVSVQRVKRDHEHNDKVDPHRHFNHLVRKGKKDRYGNNDNPFFKHHFVDREEKVTEAGLLFFVSLFLEKRDAIWMQKKIRGFKGGTETYQQMTNEVFCRSRISLPKLKLESLRTDDWMLLDMLNELVRCPKSLYDRLREEDRARFRVPVDILSDEDDTDGTEEDPFKNTLVRHQDRFPYFALRYFDLKKVFTSLRFHIDLGTYHFAIYKKNIGEQPEDRHLTRNLYGFGRIQDFAEEHRPEEWKRLVRDLDYFETGDKPYITQTTPHYHIEKGKIGLRFVPEGQHLWPSPEVGATRTGRSKYAQDKRLTAEAFLSVHELMPMMFYYFLLREKYSDEASAERVQGRIKRVIEDVYAVYDAFARGEINTRDELDACLADKGIRRGHLPRQMIGILSQEHKDMEEKVRKKLQEMIVDTDHRLDMLDRQTDRKIRIGRKNAGLPKSGVIADWLVRDMMRFQPVAKDTSGKPLNNSKANSTEYRMLQRALALFGGEKERLTPYFRQMNLTGGNNPHPFLHETRWESHTNILSFYRSYLKARKAFLQSIGRSDRVENHRFLLLKEPKTDRQTLVAGWKGEFHLPRGIFTEAVRDCLIEMGLDEVGSYKEVGFMAKAVPLYFERACKDRVQPFYDYPFNVGNSLKPKKGRFLSKEKRAEEWESGKERFRLAKLKKEILEAKEHPYLDFKSWQKFERELRLVKNQDIITWMICRDLMEENKVEGLDTGTLYLKDIRTDVQEQGNLNVLNRVKPMRLPVVVYRADSRGHVHKEQAPLATVYIEERDTKLLKQGNFKSFVKDRRLNGLFSFVDTGALAMEQYPISKLRVEYELAKYQTARVCAFEQTLELEESLLTRYPHLPDKNFRKMLESWSDPLLDKWPDLHGNVRLLIAVRNAFSHNQYPMYDEAVFSSIRKYDPSSPDAIEERMGLNIAHRLSEEVKQAKEMAERIIQA; this comes from the coding sequence ATGACAGAACAAAACGAGAGACCGTACAACGGTACCTACTACACGCTGGAGGACAAACATTTCTGGGCAGCTTTCTTCAATCTGGCACGTCACAACGCCTATATTACCCTCGCCCACATCGACAGGCAGCTCGCCTACAGCAAGGCCGATATAACCAACGATGAGGATATACTCTTCTTCAAGGGCCAATGGAAAAACCTCGACAACGATCTGGAGAGGAAAGCTCGGCTGAGAAGTTTGATCCTGAAGCATTTCTCCTTTTTGGAAGGAGCCGCATACGGAAAGAAACTCTTCGAAAGCCAATCTTCCGGAAACAAATCCTCCAAGAAGAAAGAACTCACGAAAAAAGAAAAGGAGGAACTGCAAGCCAATGCACTCTCCTTGGACAATCTGAAGAGCATCCTGTTCGACTTTCTGCAAAAGCTCAAGGATTTCAGGAATTACTACTCCCACTATCGACATCCCGAATCTTCGGAATTGCCCTTGTTTGATGGAAACATGCTTCAGAGACTGTACAACGTCTTCGATGTGAGTGTGCAACGGGTGAAAAGAGATCACGAGCACAACGACAAGGTCGATCCCCACCGCCACTTCAACCACCTTGTCAGGAAAGGCAAGAAGGATAGGTACGGCAATAACGACAATCCCTTCTTCAAGCACCATTTTGTCGATAGAGAGGAGAAAGTCACGGAAGCCGGACTGCTGTTTTTCGTCTCCCTCTTTCTTGAGAAAAGGGATGCCATCTGGATGCAAAAGAAGATCCGAGGCTTCAAGGGCGGCACCGAAACCTACCAGCAGATGACCAACGAGGTCTTCTGCCGGAGCCGGATCTCCTTGCCGAAGCTCAAACTGGAGAGCCTGCGCACGGACGACTGGATGCTGCTCGATATGCTGAACGAACTGGTTCGCTGTCCCAAGTCGTTGTACGATCGTCTTCGCGAAGAGGATAGAGCGCGTTTCCGAGTACCCGTCGATATTCTGTCCGATGAGGACGATACGGACGGTACGGAAGAAGACCCCTTCAAAAACACGCTGGTCAGGCATCAGGATCGCTTCCCCTACTTCGCCTTGCGATACTTCGATCTGAAGAAAGTCTTCACTTCCCTCCGCTTCCATATAGATTTGGGCACCTACCACTTCGCCATATACAAGAAGAACATCGGCGAGCAGCCGGAAGACCGCCATCTGACGCGCAACCTGTACGGCTTCGGCCGAATACAGGATTTCGCCGAGGAGCATAGACCCGAAGAATGGAAGCGTTTGGTGCGGGATTTGGACTACTTCGAGACCGGCGACAAGCCCTATATCACCCAAACCACTCCGCACTATCATATCGAGAAAGGAAAGATCGGGCTGAGGTTCGTGCCGGAAGGACAGCATCTTTGGCCGTCGCCGGAGGTAGGAGCAACCCGAACGGGGCGAAGCAAATACGCCCAAGACAAACGGCTCACGGCAGAAGCCTTCCTGAGCGTACATGAGCTGATGCCCATGATGTTCTACTACTTCCTGCTGAGAGAAAAGTATTCCGATGAGGCAAGTGCCGAGAGGGTGCAAGGAAGAATCAAGAGGGTGATAGAGGATGTGTACGCTGTCTACGATGCTTTCGCCCGAGGCGAAATCAATACGCGCGACGAGTTGGATGCCTGTTTGGCGGACAAGGGTATTCGGCGAGGACATCTCCCCAGGCAAATGATCGGCATATTGTCCCAAGAGCATAAGGATATGGAGGAGAAAGTCCGCAAGAAACTTCAGGAAATGATAGTGGATACGGATCACCGTCTGGATATGCTGGATCGGCAGACCGACCGAAAGATCAGGATCGGCAGAAAGAATGCCGGCCTGCCCAAGTCGGGCGTCATAGCCGACTGGCTGGTACGGGATATGATGCGCTTTCAGCCCGTGGCGAAAGACACGAGCGGCAAGCCTCTGAACAATAGCAAGGCCAACAGCACCGAATACCGGATGCTACAGCGCGCCCTCGCCCTTTTCGGTGGAGAGAAAGAGCGTCTGACACCGTATTTCCGCCAGATGAATCTGACGGGAGGGAACAATCCCCATCCTTTCCTGCACGAGACCCGGTGGGAGAGCCATACCAATATCCTGTCCTTCTATCGCAGCTATCTGAAAGCAAGAAAGGCTTTTCTCCAAAGCATAGGACGAAGCGATCGGGTGGAGAACCACCGCTTCCTCCTGCTCAAGGAACCCAAAACCGATCGGCAGACATTAGTGGCAGGCTGGAAGGGCGAATTTCATCTGCCACGCGGGATTTTTACCGAAGCGGTCAGAGACTGCCTGATAGAGATGGGGCTCGATGAAGTCGGGTCATACAAGGAAGTCGGATTCATGGCCAAAGCCGTTCCGCTGTATTTCGAGCGGGCTTGTAAAGATCGGGTACAGCCTTTCTATGACTACCCCTTCAATGTAGGCAACAGCCTCAAGCCCAAGAAAGGACGCTTCCTGAGCAAAGAAAAGCGTGCCGAAGAGTGGGAGAGCGGTAAGGAGCGGTTCCGACTCGCCAAACTGAAAAAGGAAATACTCGAAGCCAAAGAACACCCCTATCTCGACTTCAAGTCGTGGCAGAAGTTCGAGCGCGAACTGCGCCTTGTCAAGAATCAGGATATTATCACTTGGATGATATGCAGGGATCTCATGGAAGAGAACAAGGTGGAGGGATTGGATACCGGTACTCTCTACCTGAAAGATATTCGGACCGACGTCCAAGAGCAGGGAAACCTCAATGTACTGAACCGCGTGAAGCCGATGCGCTTGCCCGTGGTCGTGTACAGAGCCGACAGCCGAGGCCATGTACACAAGGAGCAGGCTCCTCTGGCGACGGTCTATATCGAAGAAAGGGACACCAAGCTGCTGAAGCAGGGCAATTTCAAATCCTTCGTCAAGGATCGCCGGCTCAACGGCCTTTTCTCTTTCGTCGATACCGGCGCACTCGCGATGGAGCAGTACCCGATCAGCAAGCTCAGGGTGGAGTACGAGCTGGCCAAGTATCAGACGGCAAGGGTCTGTGCCTTCGAGCAGACGCTGGAGCTGGAAGAGAGCCTGCTGACCCGATATCCTCACTTGCCGGATAAGAACTTCAGAAAGATGCTCGAAAGCTGGTCGGATCCTCTCTTGGACAAGTGGCCGGATCTGCACGGGAATGTCCGGCTTCTGATCGCTGTGCGCAATGCCTTCTCGCACAATCAGTATCCCATGTACGACGAGGCCGTCTTTTCGTCTATTCGGAAGTACGACCCCTCTTCCCCCGATGCCATAGAGGAAAGGATGGGGCTGAACATCGCGCACCGGTTGAGCGAGGAAGTGAAGCAGGCAAAAGAAATGGCAGAACGAATCATACAAGCATAA
- a CDS encoding IS1096 element passenger TnpR family protein — protein MVFNFLIVSDEVEDFRREIAIDSEATFLDLQNAILDSVGYSHSELTSFFLCDEDWHKGQEITLMEMDTASDEDSYVMENTRLEEFIEDEHQRLVFEFDLMTERYFFIEVMDIVPGKSLSEPKLLTSEGLPPQQSSLDDLMDPTAIPTKQARGLDLEEDFFGDSEYNEDEIDREGFEGFDEITPDLSDNY, from the coding sequence ATGGTATTCAACTTTCTGATAGTTTCCGATGAGGTGGAAGATTTCCGCCGAGAGATAGCGATTGACTCCGAAGCTACCTTCCTCGACCTCCAAAATGCGATTCTGGACTCGGTGGGCTATTCGCACAGCGAGCTAACGTCTTTTTTCCTCTGCGATGAGGACTGGCACAAGGGGCAGGAGATTACGCTGATGGAGATGGACACGGCCTCGGATGAGGACTCATATGTGATGGAGAATACACGCTTGGAAGAGTTCATCGAGGACGAACACCAACGTCTCGTCTTCGAATTCGACTTGATGACGGAGCGTTACTTCTTTATCGAAGTGATGGACATAGTACCGGGCAAATCGCTCTCGGAGCCTAAGCTCCTCACGTCGGAAGGATTGCCTCCGCAACAAAGCTCTCTGGACGATCTGATGGATCCGACTGCCATTCCAACCAAGCAAGCCCGGGGATTGGATCTGGAAGAAGACTTCTTCGGCGACAGCGAGTACAATGAGGACGAGATAGACCGCGAGGGATTCGAGGGCTTCGATGAGATAACACCCGACCTGTCCGATAACTATTGA
- the csx28 gene encoding type VI-B CRISPR accessory protein Csx28, whose amino-acid sequence MMTMTICWTPICVQLIKLSGIFIAAYLAYRYAVRKLSKESIENIERCKYQAVLEAHRSFYKLLRFTTDTENADSILVWQKAKGGGAKTYYFRPACIRGFLSELTDEFYKNGNGIFLSKEIISRIFEYRSIVYGLLLSERQNSDERVVINKPETAERMISIHQELTQTVREAIALKKRTLNF is encoded by the coding sequence ATGATGACGATGACTATTTGTTGGACACCGATATGCGTACAGCTGATCAAGCTATCGGGTATCTTCATTGCCGCATATCTGGCGTATCGCTATGCCGTGCGCAAGCTCTCCAAAGAGAGCATAGAGAATATCGAACGCTGCAAATACCAAGCCGTGCTGGAGGCGCACCGGAGTTTCTACAAGCTGCTGCGCTTCACCACCGATACGGAGAATGCCGATAGCATATTGGTATGGCAGAAGGCCAAAGGGGGCGGAGCGAAAACCTATTATTTCAGGCCGGCCTGCATCCGTGGATTCCTGTCCGAACTGACGGACGAATTTTATAAGAATGGGAACGGTATTTTCTTGTCTAAAGAGATTATTTCCCGTATCTTTGAGTATAGAAGTATCGTTTACGGCCTTTTGCTTTCGGAGAGGCAGAACTCGGATGAGAGGGTTGTGATAAACAAGCCCGAAACGGCCGAACGGATGATCAGCATTCATCAGGAGCTTACCCAAACCGTTAGAGAAGCCATCGCACTGAAGAAGCGAACGTTGAACTTTTGA
- the miaA gene encoding tRNA (adenosine(37)-N6)-dimethylallyltransferase MiaA, translating to METQDHTLYVLLGPTGVGKTDLSLDIAERLGSPIISADSRQIFRELPIGTAAPTPEQRARVPHLFVGTHSVRDYYSAGMYEVEVLEALKELFRKYRGVLLTGGSMMYIDAVCRGIDDIPDPFPEVREELYARYAAEGLDGILAQLRLLDPDYYAKVDRRNYKRVIHGLEICLSTGRPFSSFHRHEAKERPFRIVKIGLYREREELCKRIDARVLEMMEQGLEEEARAVYPLRHLNALNTVGYKEMFEYFDGSIDRAEAVRRIQRNSRVYARKQMTWFRRDSTIRWFHPEADKGTVLTLVT from the coding sequence TTGGAGACTCAGGATCATACGCTATATGTCCTCCTTGGTCCCACCGGTGTGGGCAAGACGGATCTGAGCCTCGACATCGCCGAACGTTTGGGCAGCCCGATCATCTCGGCCGACTCTCGACAGATATTTCGCGAACTGCCCATAGGAACAGCGGCACCCACTCCCGAACAGCGGGCGAGGGTGCCGCATCTTTTTGTCGGTACGCATAGCGTCAGGGACTATTATAGCGCGGGGATGTACGAGGTGGAAGTGCTCGAAGCTCTGAAAGAACTGTTCCGAAAGTATAGAGGGGTGCTCCTTACCGGCGGTTCGATGATGTATATCGATGCGGTTTGTCGGGGGATAGACGATATTCCCGACCCCTTTCCGGAGGTGAGGGAAGAGCTTTACGCCCGATACGCAGCGGAAGGATTGGATGGGATACTGGCACAGCTCCGGCTACTGGATCCCGATTACTACGCCAAGGTGGACAGACGGAACTATAAGCGAGTGATCCACGGTTTGGAGATATGCCTTTCGACCGGACGGCCGTTCTCCTCGTTCCACCGACATGAGGCCAAGGAGCGTCCGTTCCGAATCGTCAAGATCGGGCTTTACAGAGAACGCGAGGAACTTTGCAAACGGATAGACGCCCGTGTATTGGAAATGATGGAGCAAGGTCTGGAGGAAGAGGCTCGCGCCGTCTATCCCTTGCGCCATCTCAATGCACTCAATACGGTCGGCTACAAAGAAATGTTCGAATACTTCGACGGCTCGATCGATCGGGCAGAGGCCGTAAGGCGGATCCAACGCAACAGTCGCGTATATGCCCGCAAGCAAATGACATGGTTCAGACGCGACAGTACGATCCGCTGGTTCCATCCCGAAGCGGACAAAGGAACGGTCCTAACCCTTGTCACCTAA